The following are encoded together in the Acidicapsa ligni genome:
- a CDS encoding TonB-dependent receptor: MIAINKNRLSTGFISMTVAVLVVMFLCSIHATAQYTTARLSGTVLDKSGAALVGAVVMAQEVQTGYKQTVKTGTSGQYLLPSLPVGSYNITVSMAGYSSYVQKGIVLAVGQAATSDFELQVGSASDQVTVTADASLVTTESATVGQLINQQNVSSLPLNGRQVQQLVFLIPGATNVSTQNCGASCEGGTFPGEQYAKVNGGGANGVSYLLDGVDFNDPYINANLPFPNPDAVQEFNVDTNNMSAAYGNAIGGIVNVVSKSGTDKIHGSAFEYLRNYALDASNYFATSPDPLKQNQFGGSIGGPILKNRLFYFGSYQGTRTSTTNNGQVQFVPTLAERQGDFSDLLPGTQLVDPVTGTPFANNQIPLSRLSPVANYLLQHIPLPNGPGRQLTFNGSPLVQNTNEYLAKVDYNVGKHHLSARYFETDFNVPIFSPPSGNVLEIDTNPAQKLTLKNVGVVDLYTISPTFFMSSYFGYTSQVGKSLSNIPFNMNQAGVNIAQPPSSGGGVGPGIDFSVSGGFAIDGSHYGNFTRGDESLRETATLIRGKHAIQFGGEALRIHTPMQNEYSEDGSFGFSNSLSGDNTADFLLGALSSLNQGGGLYLNFTGINWSAFVQDDWRANSRLTISAGFRWDPFIPYTDSEGRVACFQPGAQSTRFPNAPAGLLFGGSHHDAGCPKSSMDDNAWNFGPRLGFALKVTQDGKTSLRGGAGYYYESPNTVAFQDVVGIPPFAPIVSLTDVNLSDPYGSAGIANPFPAEFGPSNPGPNATFPQDISLYPYFSLHFRLPMVLTQNLTLEHGFGQSWLARVAYMGSEGTHLNGTGDQEAGLLAMNPATYIPGQSTEANTQQRRPYPNFGPLYELDSEVHSNYNALQLTLEKRFSQGFAFLSNFTWAKTLDDFGPGGSGGHQNPTGSNTCTCGRFFDYGPDTGDISKTFKLSGSYRPPTANLTGALGRLVNGWELSGIATELSGFPFTIYADDDNAFSGIGNDRADLTVPTIGKAILSTGRPHTQLVQQWFNTSAFTANAIGTFGNSGKNVLRGPRYFDADVALLKNTPIKEGISAQFRAEFYNAFNNVNFGMPDSGLTDSAFGQLTSSLSPRIMQFSLKILF; the protein is encoded by the coding sequence ATGATAGCGATCAACAAAAACCGGCTTTCTACTGGTTTCATTTCTATGACTGTCGCAGTGCTCGTCGTGATGTTTCTGTGCAGTATCCACGCGACGGCCCAGTACACCACAGCCCGCCTTAGCGGCACAGTTCTGGATAAGTCCGGCGCAGCCCTTGTAGGCGCCGTCGTAATGGCACAGGAAGTGCAGACCGGCTATAAGCAGACGGTGAAGACCGGGACTTCTGGCCAGTATCTCTTGCCCAGTCTGCCGGTGGGCAGTTACAACATCACCGTTAGCATGGCGGGTTACTCTTCCTACGTGCAGAAGGGAATCGTATTGGCGGTCGGCCAGGCGGCAACCAGCGACTTCGAATTGCAGGTGGGTTCGGCGAGCGATCAGGTGACGGTGACCGCCGATGCATCCCTGGTGACAACGGAGTCTGCGACCGTAGGCCAGCTTATCAACCAGCAGAATGTTTCTTCCCTGCCCCTGAATGGGCGCCAGGTGCAGCAACTCGTCTTTCTCATCCCCGGTGCGACCAATGTCAGCACGCAAAATTGTGGTGCGAGTTGCGAAGGCGGCACATTTCCAGGCGAGCAATATGCCAAGGTCAACGGCGGCGGAGCCAACGGCGTCTCCTACCTGCTGGATGGCGTAGATTTCAACGACCCGTATATCAATGCCAATCTGCCCTTCCCCAATCCAGACGCGGTGCAGGAGTTCAATGTCGACACCAACAATATGAGTGCGGCGTATGGAAATGCGATTGGCGGGATCGTCAATGTCGTGAGCAAATCCGGAACGGACAAGATTCATGGGAGCGCATTCGAATACCTGCGCAACTATGCTCTGGATGCGAGCAACTACTTCGCGACGTCGCCCGATCCATTGAAGCAAAATCAGTTCGGTGGCAGCATCGGCGGTCCGATTCTGAAGAACAGGCTATTTTATTTCGGATCGTACCAGGGCACGCGAACCAGCACGACCAATAACGGCCAGGTGCAATTTGTGCCTACGCTTGCCGAACGTCAAGGCGACTTCTCTGACTTGTTACCAGGCACGCAGTTAGTCGACCCCGTAACAGGAACGCCCTTTGCCAACAATCAGATTCCTCTGTCCCGTCTGAGTCCGGTCGCCAACTACCTGTTGCAGCATATTCCTCTTCCCAATGGCCCCGGCCGACAACTGACGTTCAACGGATCTCCCCTGGTGCAGAATACGAATGAGTATCTGGCCAAGGTGGACTACAACGTAGGCAAGCATCACCTGAGCGCCCGCTATTTCGAAACCGACTTCAACGTCCCCATCTTTTCGCCGCCCTCCGGCAACGTGCTCGAAATCGATACCAATCCCGCCCAGAAGCTGACACTCAAGAACGTGGGAGTAGTCGATCTTTATACGATCAGTCCCACTTTCTTCATGAGCAGTTATTTCGGTTACACCAGCCAGGTGGGCAAGAGTCTCTCCAACATCCCGTTCAACATGAACCAGGCAGGAGTAAACATCGCCCAACCTCCAAGTTCCGGAGGAGGTGTGGGACCCGGAATCGACTTCAGCGTATCCGGCGGCTTTGCCATTGACGGCAGCCATTACGGCAACTTCACGCGCGGTGACGAATCCCTGCGCGAAACCGCTACGCTGATTCGCGGTAAGCACGCAATCCAGTTCGGCGGCGAAGCATTGCGCATTCACACCCCCATGCAGAACGAGTACTCCGAAGATGGCAGCTTCGGATTCTCCAACAGTCTCTCAGGCGACAACACGGCCGATTTCCTGCTCGGCGCTCTGTCGTCCCTGAATCAGGGTGGCGGGCTCTATCTGAACTTCACCGGTATCAACTGGAGCGCCTTTGTTCAGGACGATTGGCGAGCCAACTCTCGGCTTACGATCAGCGCTGGCTTCCGTTGGGATCCCTTCATTCCTTACACGGATAGCGAAGGACGTGTTGCTTGCTTCCAGCCAGGTGCGCAGTCGACGCGCTTTCCCAATGCGCCTGCCGGGCTGCTCTTCGGCGGCAGCCATCATGACGCAGGCTGCCCCAAATCGTCTATGGACGATAATGCCTGGAACTTCGGACCGCGTTTAGGCTTCGCGCTGAAAGTTACGCAGGATGGAAAGACCAGTCTGCGCGGCGGAGCCGGCTATTACTACGAATCGCCCAACACAGTCGCATTTCAGGATGTAGTGGGCATTCCGCCCTTCGCTCCGATCGTAAGTCTGACGGATGTGAACCTATCCGACCCATACGGAAGCGCGGGCATCGCCAATCCCTTCCCCGCAGAGTTCGGGCCGTCCAATCCAGGGCCAAACGCAACCTTCCCGCAGGACATCTCCCTCTATCCTTATTTCTCTTTGCACTTCCGTCTTCCCATGGTGCTTACTCAAAACCTGACGCTGGAACACGGCTTCGGCCAAAGCTGGCTGGCTCGCGTGGCCTACATGGGCAGCGAGGGCACGCACCTGAATGGAACCGGCGATCAGGAGGCCGGGTTGCTGGCCATGAATCCCGCCACCTATATTCCGGGCCAATCCACAGAGGCAAACACGCAGCAACGCCGCCCTTATCCGAACTTCGGCCCGCTGTATGAACTCGATTCAGAAGTACACAGCAACTACAACGCGCTTCAGTTGACGCTGGAGAAACGCTTCTCGCAAGGCTTTGCCTTCCTCTCAAATTTCACATGGGCCAAGACGCTGGATGATTTTGGACCCGGAGGCTCAGGCGGTCATCAGAATCCAACCGGCAGCAATACCTGTACCTGTGGCCGCTTCTTCGACTATGGCCCCGACACGGGAGATATCAGCAAGACCTTCAAACTATCGGGAAGCTACCGGCCTCCGACCGCAAATCTGACAGGAGCTCTGGGAAGACTGGTCAATGGGTGGGAGCTGAGTGGAATCGCGACTGAGCTGAGCGGCTTCCCATTCACCATCTACGCCGACGACGACAATGCCTTCAGCGGAATCGGCAACGATCGCGCCGACCTCACTGTGCCAACCATCGGCAAAGCAATTCTCAGTACAGGACGGCCTCACACCCAACTGGTGCAGCAGTGGTTCAACACCAGCGCCTTTACAGCAAATGCAATTGGAACGTTTGGAAACTCCGGCAAGAACGTGCTGCGCGGACCGCGATATTTCGATGCCGACGTGGCCTTGCTTAAGAACACCCCGATCAAGGAAGGCATATCGGCACAATTCCGAGCCGAATTCTATAACGCCTTCAACAACGTCAATTTCGGCATGCCGGATTCGGGCCTGACCGACAGCGCCTTTGGACAGCTAACCTCCTCCTTGAGCCCGCGTATCATGCAGTTCTCGCTCAAGATACTCTTCTGA
- a CDS encoding LacI family DNA-binding transcriptional regulator yields MTDKDSRKSKLGLKEIASTAQVSIATVSRVLNGSNRVDPAIRKSVLAAAAELDIDLTERNKTKALAFLLSNRPTQHVFHSNILLGAEAYCGSSGWELVFQSSHYPNQIPGKELHLPKVVQRRDIVRGVILAGTNSPNLLELLTSQRIPFVVLGNNVMGELEQPQYDVVFSDDICGGQDMTRYLISLGHRHIWFVGNIRLPWFARCYEGYCRAMDEAGLQARFSTIDSEDETDIGYLGTKSLLAKGEPVTAIFAGNDPTAHGVYKALRDSGREIPDDVSVVGCDDTVGCWLYPALTTIREFPEQLGRKMVELLINRILDPNQDRQQVILPTEIVKRDSCRPISPTENVSAEPRLQDTMI; encoded by the coding sequence ATGACTGATAAAGATTCCCGAAAAAGCAAATTAGGTCTCAAGGAGATTGCCTCTACTGCGCAGGTCAGCATCGCTACCGTCTCCCGCGTTCTAAATGGAAGCAATCGCGTCGATCCTGCCATTCGCAAAAGCGTGCTGGCTGCAGCCGCAGAACTAGACATCGACCTGACGGAACGAAACAAGACCAAGGCCCTGGCGTTTTTGCTCAGCAACCGGCCTACCCAGCACGTTTTCCACTCGAATATTCTTCTTGGCGCCGAAGCTTATTGTGGTTCAAGCGGGTGGGAACTGGTCTTTCAATCCTCGCATTATCCGAATCAGATTCCGGGAAAAGAGCTCCACTTGCCGAAGGTAGTGCAGCGCCGGGACATCGTGCGCGGCGTGATTCTGGCGGGCACGAACTCTCCCAATCTACTTGAATTGCTGACCTCGCAACGGATTCCCTTTGTCGTGCTGGGCAACAACGTGATGGGCGAGCTGGAGCAGCCTCAATACGATGTAGTTTTCTCGGACGACATTTGCGGCGGACAGGATATGACCCGCTACCTGATCAGCCTGGGGCATCGTCACATCTGGTTTGTGGGCAATATTCGACTTCCCTGGTTTGCGCGCTGCTACGAAGGTTATTGCCGGGCTATGGATGAGGCTGGATTGCAAGCCCGCTTCAGCACCATCGACTCGGAAGATGAAACCGACATTGGATATCTGGGCACCAAGTCGCTCCTCGCCAAAGGCGAGCCGGTGACTGCCATCTTCGCCGGTAACGACCCCACGGCGCATGGTGTCTATAAAGCGCTACGCGATAGCGGCCGGGAGATTCCGGACGATGTTAGCGTGGTGGGCTGTGACGATACTGTCGGGTGCTGGTTGTATCCTGCCCTGACAACTATCCGGGAGTTCCCTGAACAACTGGGCAGGAAGATGGTTGAATTGCTCATCAATCGGATTCTCGATCCGAATCAAGACCGGCAGCAGGTGATTCTTCCTACTGAGATCGTCAAGCGGGATTCGTGCCGTCCAATTTCCCCCACTGAAAATGTTTCCGCAGAGCCCCGTCTTCAGGACACGATGATTTAG
- a CDS encoding NIPSNAP family protein, translated as MNKINVSVRHWCATVLRFVSVASLFFLAGMAFQSNRSSAHSVEAASTHLYELMVYHALPGKASDLESVFKGVSGLQDKHGLRAVGYWIPKSEDPAWQNTFVYLLDHSDRESAEKNWQALHADPLFTPFRQAAIPLIRQKDGEYLVDEVYMSPTSYSASK; from the coding sequence GTGAATAAGATAAACGTTTCGGTGCGCCATTGGTGCGCTACTGTGCTTCGTTTCGTGTCCGTGGCATCTCTTTTCTTCCTTGCGGGGATGGCGTTCCAATCCAACCGTTCGAGTGCTCATTCCGTCGAGGCCGCTTCAACACATCTTTACGAGCTCATGGTGTACCACGCACTTCCGGGCAAAGCATCAGACCTCGAATCTGTCTTTAAGGGCGTTTCCGGACTGCAAGACAAACATGGCTTGAGAGCTGTTGGCTATTGGATTCCGAAGTCCGAAGATCCTGCATGGCAGAACACCTTTGTGTATCTGCTGGATCACTCAGACCGTGAGTCTGCAGAGAAGAACTGGCAGGCTCTCCATGCCGATCCTCTCTTTACTCCCTTCCGTCAAGCTGCTATCCCGCTGATCCGCCAAAAAGATGGCGAATATTTAGTGGACGAGGTGTACATGAGCCCCACATCGTACTCCGCATCGAAATGA